In Limosilactobacillus sp. WILCCON 0051, a single window of DNA contains:
- a CDS encoding serine hydrolase translates to MKKFIAIFLTCWLALLSWLPSVHAETFINANQLDASAALALDAKTGQILYSQNINQKLPIASISKLLTVMVIEDEISQHQLSWNTKIKINQKVAAIADDPEYSNVSLTQGQSYTVSDLVKAALIKSADGATVALAGALGDSTAQFNQKLQKKARQIGIKDATIVNSVGLTNSQLKDLAVKNIDDNAENKMSAKDVGKMAAYLVNHYPDLLKIAGQTSFQLDGSTVNNINKMLTNSQYQTSGVTIDGLKTGTSDAAGACLVSTATFQNRRIVTVVLHANGDSTDARFTTTQKLYQLIANSSLTPQKVALPKSFYQRSVVKFLFFKHQIKLRPRSITIWENASDANQSSRLTIYDHLTAKTNRSGQLKAPIKKGQSLGYSYVKVKGVQFINNHGLRLPLISQTTVQ, encoded by the coding sequence ATGAAAAAATTTATCGCTATTTTTCTAACCTGCTGGCTGGCCTTACTGAGCTGGTTGCCGAGCGTTCATGCCGAGACATTTATAAACGCCAATCAGCTGGACGCATCAGCAGCTTTGGCACTCGATGCCAAGACTGGTCAGATTCTGTATTCGCAAAACATCAATCAAAAGCTGCCAATCGCTTCAATCAGCAAGCTGTTAACGGTAATGGTCATTGAAGATGAGATCAGCCAGCATCAATTAAGCTGGAACACTAAAATCAAGATCAACCAAAAAGTGGCCGCCATTGCCGATGACCCTGAATACTCAAATGTCAGTCTGACGCAAGGCCAGTCCTATACCGTCTCTGATCTGGTCAAAGCTGCACTGATCAAATCAGCTGACGGTGCAACGGTTGCTCTGGCCGGCGCTTTAGGCGACAGCACTGCGCAGTTTAACCAAAAGCTGCAGAAAAAGGCGCGGCAGATCGGGATTAAAGATGCCACCATCGTTAACAGTGTCGGCCTGACCAACAGCCAGCTAAAGGATCTGGCCGTTAAAAACATTGATGACAACGCCGAAAACAAGATGTCAGCCAAAGACGTCGGTAAAATGGCGGCCTATCTGGTCAATCATTATCCCGATCTATTGAAGATTGCCGGTCAGACCTCTTTTCAACTGGATGGCTCAACCGTCAACAATATCAACAAAATGCTGACGAATTCCCAGTATCAGACCAGCGGCGTAACGATTGACGGTTTAAAGACCGGGACTTCAGATGCTGCCGGTGCCTGTCTGGTCAGCACGGCGACTTTCCAAAATCGACGCATCGTAACGGTCGTGCTGCATGCCAATGGCGACAGTACAGACGCCCGTTTTACGACAACGCAAAAGCTGTATCAGCTGATTGCCAACAGCAGTCTGACTCCGCAAAAAGTAGCTCTGCCCAAATCGTTTTATCAAAGAAGCGTTGTCAAGTTTCTGTTTTTCAAGCATCAGATCAAGCTGCGCCCCCGTTCAATCACGATCTGGGAAAACGCCAGTGATGCCAACCAGTCATCCCGCTTGACCATCTATGACCATTTAACGGCTAAAACCAACCGAAGCGGACAGTTAAAAGCACCGATCAAAAAGGGCCAGTCGCTAGGATATTCCTACGTAAAGGTAAAAGGCGTTCAATTTATCAATAATCACGGCTTAAGGCTGCCATTGATCAGTCAGACGACCGTGCAATAG
- a CDS encoding L,D-transpeptidase gives MYNNHLKQPAATNKTVATTAKSKATSSSSKSQSNMRTPIDWQKSSETVPYPDLSKVKNLWVKVSLKGNRTYLYDGSKLIYTMYSSGGVYQKDAKTGKMKSTTPTGTFYVQAERGDSFYNQELGEGANYYVSWLNHGEYLFHSVPTKADGSYNLKEAAKLGKSTGSHGCIRLSVPDAKWMEQNLPEGTKVVIADN, from the coding sequence ATGTATAATAATCATCTTAAGCAGCCGGCTGCCACCAACAAGACGGTTGCTACGACTGCCAAATCCAAGGCAACCAGTTCTAGTTCCAAATCCCAAAGCAATATGCGGACGCCAATTGACTGGCAGAAATCATCTGAAACCGTTCCGTACCCAGACTTGAGCAAGGTTAAAAATCTTTGGGTCAAGGTCAGCTTAAAGGGCAACCGGACCTATCTTTATGATGGCTCTAAGCTGATCTACACTATGTACAGTTCAGGCGGGGTCTATCAAAAAGATGCCAAGACCGGTAAGATGAAGAGTACTACGCCAACTGGCACTTTTTACGTTCAAGCTGAGCGCGGCGACAGCTTTTATAATCAAGAGCTGGGTGAAGGCGCCAACTACTATGTTTCCTGGCTCAATCATGGCGAATATCTTTTCCACTCGGTTCCTACTAAAGCAGACGGCTCATATAATCTAAAGGAAGCTGCCAAGCTGGGCAAGTCAACAGGCTCGCATGGCTGTATTCGGCTGTCGGTTCCAGACGCTAAGTGGATGGAGCAAAACCTGCCTGAAGGTACCAAAGTCGTAATTGCGGATAACTAG
- a CDS encoding NAD(P)-dependent oxidoreductase has translation MSKKIAVVAANGRAAQKIISEAVERGLDVTAFGRHENNTQAASYVQKDVFDLTKTDLQDFDAVVDAVGAWELTNLYVIPKAAAYLADLLKGTDTRLLVVGGAGSLYVNPEHTSTLELQPDFPDAYKPVSATHGSALAILRAAKDVKWTYVSPAADFQADGQKTGKYLLGGEEFMLNDRQQSVISYADYAVAMIDEIEKGNHVQQRISVVEA, from the coding sequence ATGAGTAAGAAGATTGCCGTTGTTGCCGCTAATGGTCGGGCTGCGCAAAAAATTATCAGTGAAGCCGTTGAACGTGGCTTAGACGTGACTGCATTTGGTCGTCATGAAAACAATACGCAGGCTGCCAGCTATGTTCAAAAAGATGTTTTTGACTTGACAAAGACAGATCTGCAGGATTTTGACGCAGTCGTAGATGCAGTTGGAGCCTGGGAATTAACGAATCTTTACGTAATTCCCAAGGCAGCTGCCTATTTGGCTGATCTGCTGAAAGGAACCGATACGCGGCTGCTGGTGGTTGGCGGTGCGGGCTCACTGTACGTAAATCCTGAACATACCTCAACTTTGGAACTGCAGCCTGATTTTCCGGATGCATACAAGCCAGTCAGTGCAACGCATGGCTCGGCTTTGGCAATTCTGCGCGCTGCTAAAGACGTTAAATGGACCTATGTTTCACCAGCAGCTGATTTTCAGGCTGATGGTCAAAAGACGGGGAAGTATCTGCTGGGCGGCGAAGAATTCATGCTTAACGATCGCCAGCAAAGCGTGATCTCATATGCTGACTATGCGGTTGCCATGATTGACGAGATTGAAAAGGGCAACCATGTTCAACAGCGGATCTCAGTCGTTGAAGCATAA
- a CDS encoding Rrf2 family transcriptional regulator, translated as MQISTKFTIAIHMLVAIDYFSDKETVNSSMLADSIGSNPVIIRTLMSDLKRAGLIDTKRGPGSIKLLKPLNQVTFYDVYVAVEKNKDELFNFHEHVNLDCPVGRNIHHALSDKLFKIQRDFEDDLKRQNVGDVEADVIKAIASESAGQ; from the coding sequence ATGCAGATTTCAACTAAATTTACGATTGCGATTCACATGTTGGTGGCAATTGACTATTTTAGCGATAAAGAAACGGTCAACAGCAGCATGTTGGCCGACAGCATTGGCAGCAATCCGGTAATCATCCGGACTTTAATGTCAGATCTTAAACGGGCGGGACTGATCGATACCAAACGAGGACCTGGCAGCATCAAGCTCTTAAAACCGCTGAATCAGGTTACGTTTTATGACGTCTATGTGGCAGTGGAGAAAAACAAAGATGAGCTGTTTAATTTCCACGAACACGTCAATCTGGACTGTCCGGTTGGCCGCAACATCCACCACGCTTTAAGCGATAAACTGTTTAAGATTCAACGGGACTTTGAGGATGATCTAAAACGGCAAAATGTTGGTGACGTTGAGGCTGATGTCATCAAAGCCATTGCCAGCGAATCTGCTGGTCAATAA
- a CDS encoding response regulator transcription factor — MKILMVEDNQTLCEMMAMFFKKEKWEAGYAQDGVKAVEMFKKDPTGWDIVLLDLNLPKMDGMQVAAEMRKISPTVPIIMLTARDSESDQVLGLEMGADEYVTKPFSTIALIARIKALYRRTQLNQLSSSTQQIASDFDVQTPHFKLNSKTREAFLDDQQIENLTPKEFDLLKTLASKPKQVFTREQLLQLVWNYEYYGDERTVDAHIKKLRQKIEKAGPQVIQTVWGVGYKFDDSEVEDQ, encoded by the coding sequence ATGAAAATCTTAATGGTGGAGGACAATCAAACCTTATGCGAAATGATGGCAATGTTCTTCAAAAAAGAAAAATGGGAGGCTGGCTATGCGCAAGATGGCGTTAAAGCCGTGGAAATGTTTAAAAAGGATCCAACGGGCTGGGATATTGTCTTGCTGGATCTCAATCTGCCCAAGATGGATGGGATGCAGGTGGCAGCTGAAATGCGCAAAATTTCGCCAACCGTGCCGATCATCATGCTGACGGCACGTGACTCGGAAAGCGATCAGGTGCTGGGGCTTGAAATGGGTGCTGACGAATACGTTACCAAGCCATTTAGTACGATTGCACTGATTGCCCGGATTAAAGCTCTGTATCGCCGCACCCAGCTTAATCAGCTCAGCAGCAGCACACAGCAGATTGCCAGTGACTTTGACGTGCAGACGCCGCATTTCAAGCTGAATTCCAAGACGCGCGAGGCATTTTTGGATGACCAGCAGATTGAAAACCTGACGCCCAAAGAGTTTGACCTGCTAAAGACGCTGGCTTCCAAACCGAAACAGGTATTTACCAGAGAACAGCTGCTGCAGCTGGTCTGGAACTATGAATACTATGGTGATGAACGAACAGTTGACGCACACATCAAAAAGCTGCGTCAAAAGATTGAAAAGGCTGGTCCCCAAGTTATTCAAACGGTATGGGGCGTTGGCTATAAATTTGATGACAGCGAGGTTGAGGATCAATGA
- a CDS encoding HAMP domain-containing sensor histidine kinase has product MKLIYRQMLSFFAVICTLLIIVTISFINVTNRTLYTNTWRELQQDADSLIQDSIKYDQTTRQFKGLKTSSLKSNANLLARQNVHFAIYDADQKKIFASNGYTATLTKKEWQALKQGKTIQKKIDHPRLDVSDKNRTKEKSKPGPHPSMTDILRPYFYQGKLVAVVSIGTFVSTVEQSRHQILNNLLATFVIAMLVALVVSYLLARSTTQRISKMRRATHQIARGNYKVHIDTQSNDELDDLGRDFNQMADALQASQEEIRQQEERRRRFMADAAHEMRTPLTTINGLLEGLAYDAIPEEDKKHSIQLMQNDTRRLIRLVNDTLDYEKIRTNQISMDRKVFDATAVVNNLQAQLRKKAKVQNDELAVDLPKVLRVYADYDRFVQIMFNIIQNAIQFTKNGKIEISGRRLPKGAEFAVKDNGIGMTKEQTEQIWERFYKADRSRMNTQYGESGLGLAIVHHLVELHGGTIKVASELGKGTTFTLFFPDREYAPHAITPSGKTDD; this is encoded by the coding sequence ATGAAGCTGATCTACCGGCAGATGCTGAGCTTTTTTGCCGTCATCTGCACACTGCTGATCATTGTAACCATCTCATTTATCAACGTTACTAATCGAACCTTGTATACCAATACCTGGCGAGAATTGCAGCAGGACGCCGATAGCCTGATTCAAGACTCCATTAAATATGATCAGACAACGCGCCAGTTTAAGGGATTAAAGACGTCATCGCTGAAAAGCAATGCAAATCTTTTAGCGCGGCAAAACGTGCACTTTGCGATTTATGATGCCGACCAAAAGAAAATTTTTGCCAGCAACGGCTATACGGCGACGCTGACCAAAAAAGAATGGCAGGCCCTAAAGCAGGGGAAGACGATTCAAAAGAAAATCGATCATCCCCGTTTAGACGTCTCTGATAAAAACAGAACAAAAGAAAAGTCAAAGCCGGGTCCGCATCCAAGCATGACCGATATTTTAAGACCATATTTTTATCAGGGAAAGCTGGTCGCGGTAGTTTCAATTGGGACTTTTGTATCAACGGTTGAGCAAAGTCGGCACCAGATCCTTAACAATCTGTTGGCAACATTTGTAATCGCGATGCTGGTGGCACTGGTGGTCAGTTATCTCTTGGCCCGCTCAACCACGCAGCGGATCAGTAAAATGCGCCGAGCAACGCACCAGATCGCACGCGGCAACTATAAAGTGCATATTGATACTCAATCAAATGATGAACTTGATGATCTGGGCCGCGACTTCAATCAGATGGCGGATGCACTGCAGGCGTCACAAGAAGAGATTCGTCAACAAGAAGAACGGCGGCGGCGCTTTATGGCTGATGCAGCTCATGAAATGCGGACACCTTTGACGACGATCAACGGCTTACTGGAAGGTCTGGCCTACGATGCGATTCCAGAAGAGGACAAAAAGCACAGTATTCAATTGATGCAAAATGACACGCGGCGCTTGATTCGTCTGGTCAACGATACGCTAGACTATGAAAAGATCCGGACCAATCAGATTTCAATGGACCGCAAAGTCTTTGATGCAACGGCAGTGGTCAATAATCTTCAGGCTCAGCTGCGAAAAAAGGCCAAGGTGCAAAATGATGAACTGGCTGTGGATCTGCCCAAGGTTCTGCGTGTCTATGCCGATTATGACCGGTTTGTCCAGATTATGTTTAACATCATCCAAAATGCTATTCAGTTTACTAAAAATGGCAAAATTGAGATTTCTGGTCGGCGACTGCCAAAGGGAGCTGAATTTGCGGTTAAGGACAACGGGATTGGGATGACTAAAGAGCAGACGGAGCAAATCTGGGAGCGTTTCTATAAAGCCGACCGCTCGCGAATGAACACGCAGTATGGTGAATCGGGGCTTGGTTTGGCGATCGTCCATCATTTGGTTGAGCTGCATGGGGGAACAATCAAGGTTGCCAGCGAACTAGGCAAGGGAACGACTTTTACGCTCTTTTTCCCTGACCGTGAATATGCCCCACATGCCATTACGCCAAGTGGTAAGACTGATGATTAA
- a CDS encoding GRP family sugar transporter: MAYLIALIPALGWGFMPLITGKVGGSEANQIFGIGAGASLVGLVAFLIMHPQVSMKAFLFSLLCGALWSTAQVGQFVSFKRIGVSNTVPLSTVFQLVGNSIIGVLIFGEWHSARALTIGFIALAIVIIGAMMTSFTDRSNGQNVTTKDVLFLLATTIGYWIYSSFPKMPILAHEDSVGIFLPEVLGILLGAIIYDLASGNAKAFTQKEQYTNILAGISWGIAAFAYIFAARMLGVTVAFVFTQLNVIIATFGGILVLHEHKSPRESKFTFWGIVLIVVGSIATAFA, translated from the coding sequence ATGGCTTATCTTATTGCTTTAATTCCAGCGTTGGGCTGGGGTTTTATGCCGCTGATTACTGGTAAGGTTGGTGGATCAGAAGCCAACCAGATTTTTGGGATTGGCGCTGGGGCTTCCTTAGTTGGTTTGGTTGCCTTTTTGATCATGCATCCGCAAGTAAGCATGAAGGCATTTTTGTTCTCATTGCTTTGTGGGGCACTGTGGTCAACGGCTCAGGTTGGTCAGTTCGTTTCATTCAAACGAATCGGGGTTTCCAATACGGTGCCACTGTCAACCGTCTTTCAATTAGTTGGTAACTCGATCATCGGGGTCCTGATTTTCGGCGAATGGCACTCGGCACGGGCACTGACGATTGGCTTTATCGCATTGGCAATCGTTATTATTGGGGCAATGATGACCTCGTTTACCGATCGTTCCAATGGTCAAAACGTTACGACCAAGGATGTTTTGTTTCTGTTGGCAACAACGATTGGTTACTGGATCTACTCATCGTTCCCTAAGATGCCGATCCTGGCGCATGAAGACTCAGTCGGCATCTTCTTGCCAGAAGTACTGGGGATCTTATTGGGGGCCATCATCTATGACCTGGCTTCGGGCAATGCAAAGGCCTTTACGCAAAAAGAACAGTACACCAACATTCTGGCTGGTATCTCATGGGGGATTGCGGCATTTGCCTACATCTTCGCGGCTCGGATGCTTGGGGTTACGGTTGCCTTTGTCTTCACTCAGCTGAACGTGATTATCGCAACGTTTGGCGGAATCTTGGTCCTGCATGAGCACAAGAGCCCACGCGAATCGAAATTTACCTTCTGGGGAATCGTTTTGATCGTAGTCGGCAGCATTGCAACGGCATTTGCCTAA
- a CDS encoding ROK family transcriptional regulator, with translation MKNDSRSLVRVANRQLVLQQLFNHPATTRVDIARELKINKSTVSAIYNELNDEGFIEELGQGESTNRGGRKPNLVCLNKRYGFVASFEIGTGHLRVMFSYINGEIISYEQIALEKRDMLLIMQTIKEVLQKMEQNDDTIHGLLAIGFSVHGIVDHNQIVDAPFISTNGIDLAAYFENEFHVPTILENEANLAAIFERDFGDRESYRDLLAISIHRGVGAGIIANQQLYRGFHGRAGEIGRSLVVGQNGQLVKVEALCSEDAILTQIAQAKGLDNLRPARLYEMYRQHDETVVRVIAQAMGHLQKLVYDAIVSFGPQAVYFDSPLFDEMPELYQHLRDWLQDRQIDIPLQMIKGSEMASLLGASSMAIHRFLDMDRYSLILKWPKSVSNIK, from the coding sequence ATGAAAAACGATAGTCGCAGCCTGGTCCGGGTAGCGAATCGGCAGCTGGTACTACAGCAGCTGTTCAATCATCCTGCCACGACTCGGGTTGACATCGCACGTGAATTAAAAATCAATAAATCAACTGTTTCCGCAATTTATAATGAACTAAATGATGAAGGATTCATTGAAGAACTAGGACAGGGTGAGTCGACCAATCGTGGTGGGCGCAAACCGAATCTGGTCTGTTTGAACAAGCGGTATGGCTTTGTCGCCAGCTTTGAAATCGGCACTGGTCATCTGCGGGTTATGTTCAGCTATATTAATGGTGAGATCATCAGCTATGAGCAGATTGCATTGGAAAAACGCGATATGCTTTTGATCATGCAGACAATCAAAGAAGTGCTGCAGAAGATGGAACAAAACGATGATACGATCCATGGCTTATTGGCGATTGGCTTTTCTGTTCATGGTATCGTTGACCATAATCAGATCGTTGACGCGCCATTTATCAGTACGAATGGCATTGACCTGGCCGCCTATTTTGAAAATGAGTTTCATGTCCCGACGATTTTGGAGAATGAAGCCAACCTGGCCGCGATTTTTGAGCGTGATTTTGGCGATCGGGAATCATACCGCGACTTGCTGGCCATCAGCATTCATCGTGGCGTGGGTGCCGGAATCATTGCCAATCAGCAGCTGTATCGCGGCTTTCATGGTCGAGCTGGCGAAATTGGCCGCAGTCTGGTCGTTGGTCAGAATGGACAGCTGGTCAAAGTTGAGGCGCTCTGCTCTGAAGATGCGATTCTGACTCAGATTGCTCAAGCAAAGGGATTGGATAATCTGCGACCAGCACGGCTATATGAGATGTATCGGCAGCATGATGAAACCGTCGTCCGCGTGATTGCCCAAGCAATGGGGCATCTGCAAAAGCTGGTTTATGATGCAATCGTCAGTTTTGGTCCGCAGGCAGTCTACTTTGATTCACCGCTGTTTGATGAGATGCCTGAATTATATCAGCATTTGCGCGACTGGCTGCAGGACCGCCAGATCGATATTCCACTGCAGATGATTAAAGGATCTGAAATGGCATCGCTTTTAGGCGCCAGCTCAATGGCTATCCATCGTTTTTTAGATATGGATCGCTATTCGTTGATCTTAAAGTGGCCGAAATCGGTTTCCAACATTAAGTAA
- a CDS encoding sugar porter family MFS transporter, whose product MRKVSAGFIYFFGALGGLLFGYDTGVISGAILFIQKQMHLGTWEQGWIVSAVLLGAILGSLFIGPSSDKYGRRKLLLLSSVIFFIGALGSGFSQGFWSLLCFRIVLGLAVGASSSMVPTYLAELSPADKRGMVSSMFQLMVMTGILVAYITNWSFEHMYTGWRWMLGFAAIPAAIMFFGALYLPESPRYLVKIGREDDARAVLMNMNHNDKGVVDKDMTQIEQQVHMKNGGLKELFGPMVRPALVAAIGLAVFQQVMGCNTVLYYAPTIFTDVGFGVNAALLAHIGIGTFNVIVTAFALSIMDKVDRKKMLIYGGLGMGISLFVMSAGMKFSGGSKAAAVICVVAMTIYIAFFSGTWGPVMWVMFGEMFPLNIRGLGNSFGSVVNWTANLIVSLTFPTLLDFFGTGSLFIGYGVLCFFGIWFVHAKVFETRGKSLEDIEQKLRDHAGSKN is encoded by the coding sequence ATGCGCAAAGTATCTGCGGGCTTTATTTACTTTTTCGGGGCCCTCGGCGGTTTGCTCTTCGGTTACGATACTGGTGTTATTTCCGGGGCCATTCTGTTTATTCAAAAACAGATGCACCTGGGAACTTGGGAACAAGGCTGGATCGTTTCCGCGGTACTGCTGGGCGCCATCTTAGGTTCATTGTTTATCGGGCCATCTTCTGATAAGTATGGTCGTCGTAAGCTGCTATTATTGTCATCGGTTATCTTCTTTATCGGTGCGCTTGGCTCTGGATTCTCACAGGGATTCTGGTCACTGCTCTGCTTCCGGATCGTTTTAGGTTTAGCCGTTGGGGCATCATCTTCAATGGTTCCTACCTATTTAGCCGAGCTTTCGCCAGCCGACAAGCGGGGCATGGTTTCCAGTATGTTCCAATTAATGGTCATGACTGGTATTCTGGTTGCCTACATCACCAACTGGTCGTTTGAACACATGTACACTGGTTGGCGTTGGATGCTTGGCTTTGCCGCTATTCCTGCTGCCATTATGTTCTTTGGTGCCCTTTACTTGCCAGAATCCCCTCGTTATCTGGTTAAGATTGGTCGTGAAGACGACGCGCGGGCTGTTTTGATGAATATGAACCACAATGACAAAGGCGTCGTTGATAAAGACATGACCCAGATTGAACAACAAGTCCACATGAAAAATGGTGGCTTAAAAGAACTGTTTGGTCCGATGGTTCGTCCGGCTTTGGTTGCAGCAATCGGTCTGGCCGTCTTCCAACAGGTCATGGGCTGCAACACTGTGCTCTACTACGCACCAACGATCTTCACTGATGTTGGGTTTGGTGTTAACGCTGCGCTGTTGGCTCACATTGGGATCGGGACCTTTAATGTCATCGTTACGGCATTTGCCCTTTCAATCATGGATAAGGTTGATCGTAAGAAGATGCTGATCTATGGTGGCCTTGGCATGGGGATCTCATTGTTTGTCATGAGTGCCGGGATGAAATTCTCTGGCGGTTCAAAGGCAGCGGCCGTCATCTGTGTCGTTGCCATGACGATTTACATTGCTTTCTTCTCTGGTACTTGGGGTCCTGTTATGTGGGTCATGTTTGGTGAAATGTTCCCACTTAATATTCGTGGCCTGGGCAACTCATTTGGTTCCGTGGTCAACTGGACTGCCAACCTGATTGTTTCATTAACCTTCCCAACCCTGCTGGACTTCTTCGGTACGGGTAGTCTGTTTATCGGCTATGGCGTCCTTTGCTTCTTCGGTATTTGGTTCGTCCATGCCAAGGTCTTTGAAACCCGTGGCAAGTCGCTGGAAGATATTGAACAGAAGCTTCGTGATCACGCTGGTTCCAAGAACTAA
- the xylA gene encoding xylose isomerase has product MSDLWQGIDKVKYEGPHKGLNSRLAFQYYNPEEEILGKKMKDWLRFSVAYWHTFDQRLVDPFGDGTAVRPYDKYTDPMDNALAKVDYAFEFYDKLGVDYFCFHDRDLAPEGDTLRETNQNLDKVVDKIVEYQKTTGMKVLWNTSNLFTNPRFLAGAGTAPSAKIYAYACAQLKHSLEVGKRVGAENYVFWGGREGYESLWNTEMKREQSHIAKFFHMAKDYANEIGFDAQMLLEPKPKEPTTHQYDFDAATTLNFMKEYGLDKDFKLNLEGNHANLAGHTYQHEIRVAREAGMLGSLDANQGDKLIGWDIDEFPSNLYEATAAMYEVVEAGQIGPHGGLNFDSKPRRTSWKPEDLFYSHIVGMDTFAAGLRVAAALKEDGYLDKVLKDRYASWDEGLGKSIEEGKEDFKSIEPTVLDTPQSELRAATQSDHLEQVKDTINHFMIETLAK; this is encoded by the coding sequence ATGAGTGATTTATGGCAAGGTATTGATAAAGTTAAGTATGAAGGTCCACACAAAGGCCTGAACTCACGTCTGGCATTCCAATACTACAACCCAGAAGAAGAAATTCTGGGCAAGAAGATGAAGGATTGGCTGCGGTTCTCAGTTGCCTACTGGCACACGTTTGACCAGCGGCTGGTTGACCCATTTGGTGATGGCACGGCGGTTCGTCCATATGACAAGTATACTGACCCAATGGACAATGCTTTGGCAAAAGTTGACTATGCTTTTGAATTCTATGACAAGCTGGGTGTTGACTACTTCTGTTTCCACGACCGCGACTTGGCTCCAGAAGGCGACACACTGCGTGAAACCAACCAAAACCTGGACAAGGTCGTCGACAAGATCGTCGAATACCAAAAGACGACTGGCATGAAGGTATTGTGGAACACGTCCAACCTGTTTACCAACCCTCGTTTCTTGGCTGGTGCTGGGACGGCTCCATCAGCTAAGATCTACGCATACGCTTGTGCACAGCTGAAGCACAGTCTGGAAGTCGGCAAGCGGGTTGGTGCTGAAAACTACGTCTTCTGGGGCGGCCGTGAAGGTTACGAATCACTCTGGAACACTGAAATGAAGCGCGAACAATCACACATTGCTAAGTTCTTCCACATGGCTAAGGACTACGCAAACGAAATCGGTTTTGATGCTCAAATGCTGCTGGAACCTAAGCCAAAGGAACCAACGACGCACCAATACGACTTTGACGCAGCAACGACGCTGAACTTTATGAAGGAATACGGCTTGGACAAAGACTTCAAGCTGAACCTGGAAGGTAACCATGCTAACCTGGCTGGTCACACTTACCAACACGAAATTCGCGTTGCTCGTGAAGCCGGCATGCTGGGTTCATTGGATGCCAACCAAGGTGACAAGCTGATCGGATGGGACATCGACGAATTCCCATCCAACCTGTACGAAGCTACGGCAGCTATGTACGAAGTCGTTGAAGCAGGTCAAATCGGCCCTCATGGTGGTCTGAACTTTGACTCTAAGCCACGTCGGACTTCTTGGAAGCCAGAAGACCTGTTCTACAGCCACATTGTCGGCATGGACACGTTTGCTGCTGGTCTGCGGGTTGCTGCTGCCCTTAAGGAAGACGGCTACCTGGACAAGGTACTCAAGGATCGTTACGCATCATGGGACGAAGGTCTGGGCAAGTCCATCGAAGAAGGCAAGGAAGACTTCAAGTCGATCGAACCAACCGTTTTGGACACGCCACAAAGCGAACTGCGGGCTGCTACGCAATCTGACCACCTTGAACAGGTTAAGGACACGATCAACCACTTTATGATTGAAACGCTGGCTAAGTAG